A region of the Litorilinea aerophila genome:
ACCAGAAGAAAAAACGGCCGCGTACCTTCGCCGGTTTTCCCATCTGGATGTGGATCGTGCTCATCCTGCTCTTTGCCGCGACCTCCTTTGGCCAGTGCATGTTTGTGGGGGTCCCGGGCAGTTAGCCCACGCCGATCCACATATTGGGGGCCTCTCAGACGGCAGAGAGCTACACAGCCTCCAACATGGGACACCCCCCTGTAGGCGAGAGGTTCGACAGAAAGGCCCGGCCGCTTCCCAGGTTTTCATGAACGCCTCCCTGAACGTCTCCGAAATCGGGCAACGACTGGTCCGCTGGCACCAGGAGCATCAGCGCGCCCTCCCCTGGCGGCAGGAGCCGGCCGGCCGCCGGGACGCCTACGCCGTCTGGGTGAGCGAGATCATGGCCCAGCAGACCCGCCTGGACACGGTGGTGGACTACTACCGGCGCTGGATGGACCGCTTTCCCACCCTGGAGGCCCTGGCCGCGGCCGACCAGCAGGAGGTGCTGAAGCTCTGGGAGGGGCTGGGATACTACGCCCGGGCCCGCAACCTCCATCGGGCAGCCCGGCAGGTGCTCCAGGAGCATGGGGGGCGGGTTCCAGACCGGCGGACGGCGCTGCTACAGTTGCCCGGTATCGGCCCGTACACCGCGGGCGCCATCCTGAGCCTGGCCTATGGACAGCGGGAGCCGATCCTGGATGGGAACGTCAAGCGGGTGTTGAGCCGCCTGGCCGATGTGGACACGCCCATTGAACAGCAGGAGACCCTCCGGCGGCTGTGGCAGCTGGCCCAGGCAGTGGTAGAGGCGGCACCCGAGGGCGAAGCCGGCACGGTCAACGAAGCGTTGATGGAGTTGGGCGCCACGGTCTGTACGCCCACTTCGCCCCGCTGCCTGCTCTGCCCCCTGGCCGACCTGTGCCAGGCCGCGGCCCGGGGTACCCAGGCCGAGCGCCCGGTTACCTCACCCCGGCGCCCGACTCCCCACTACGACGTGGCCGCGGGCATCATCTGGCGTGGCGCCCCCTACCGGTCGGACCTTCTGGTCGCCCAGCGTCCCCAGGAGGGCATGCTGGGGGGGCTGTGGGAGTTTCCCGGTGGCAAGCTGGAGGCCGGCGACCCGGATCTGGCCAGTTGCCTGCAGCGGGAGATCCGGGAAGAGCTGGGCATCGAGATCCAGGTGTTGTCGCCGCTGATGCAGGTTCGCCACGCTTACACCCACTTCCGCATCACCCTGCACGCCTTCCATGCCCGCCACGTCCAGGGCGTGCCCCAGGCCCTGGGCTGTGACGACTGGCGCTGGATCGCGCCGGCGGAGCTGACGCGGCTGCCCTTGCCGGTCACCGACCAGAAGATCGCCCGTCGGCTGCTGGCCGAGCAAGATGCTCCACCCGGCCAGATATGAGTTCACTGCGGCAACCAGCGATTCACAGATTAACCCAGACACCACCCTTGTATTTTATTTACAGCCACGGATTACACCGCATCTGAGTGCTCCATGCACCTTCATTGCGTTGCGGGGAATGAAAAATCCGCATGATCCGTAGGTCACGCATCCCTGCGTGACAGGGGTGCACATACCGCCATCGGCGCTTGTCCGGCCAGAGACCGGACCTACGGGACATGAATCGGCGTCATCGTCTGGCCGTAGGTCACGCATCCCTGCGTGACAGGGGTGCACATACCGCCATCGACGCTTGTCCGGCCAGAGACCGGACCTACGGGACATGAACCGCCACCAGCGTTTGTCCGGCAGAGATTGGACCCACGACTCGTAGGTCACGCATCCTTGCGTGACATGGGCTCCCGTCCCGTTGGGTGCGGATGTCCGGCCAGGAGACCGGATCTACGGGACATGAATCGGCGTCATCGTCTGGCCGTAGGTCACGCATCCTTGCGTGACAGGGGTGCCCATACCGCCATCGGCGCTTGTCCGGCCAGAGACCGGACCTACGGGACATGAACCGCCACCAGCGTTTGTCCGGCAGAGATTGGACCCACGACTCGTAGGTCACGCATCCTTGCGTGACAGGGGTGCACATACCGCCATCGGCGCTTGTCCGGCCAGAGACCGGACCTACGGGACATGAACCGCCACCAGCGTTTAGATCATGAGATCGCAGAAGGCCCCGGAAATCCGGGGCCTTCTGCTTTGGCCTGGAATGGAGTTGGTCCCACCACCTACTACGCGGCGGTGCGATACTCCCGGTGGAGGGGAACCAGCTGTCCTTGCTCGTTGTAGAGCAAGGGGGGCTGCCCCTGGGTGAAGACCTCTCGGGTGACCACGCAGCGGGCGATATCGCTGCGGCCCGGGATCTCGAACATCACGTCCAGCAGGGCTTCCTCCACAATGCTGCGCAGGCCCCGCGCGCCGGTCTTGCGCAGGAAGGCCTCCGTGGCAATCGCCTCCAGGGCCTCCGGCTGGAACTCCAGGGTGACCTGATCCATGGCGAAGAGACGCTGGAACTGGCGGACCACGCTGTTCTTGGGCTCGGTGAGGATGCGTACCAGGGTCTGGCGATCCAACGCTTCCAGGCTGACGATCATGGGCAGCCGGCCGATGAACTCCGGGATCAGGCCATAGGCCAGCAGGTCATCGGGCATCACCTGACGCAGATACCAGCTCTCGTCTCGGCTTTCCTTTTCCATGCGCCGGATGCGCAACTCCCGCTGCCGCTCGGTCAAATCCTCGGGCAGGGGACGCTGCTCATCTTCGCCCGCAGCACGATCCGGTGCGCCCTGGCTCCCCCGGAGCAGTAGCTCCTCATCGCTGGGGACAAAGCCCAGGCTGCCCCGGCGTTGCAGCCGGCGGCGAACGATGTCGGCCAGATTGGCGAAGGCCCCGCCGCAGATGAAGAGGATGTTGCGGGTATCCAGCTGGATGAACTCCTGCTGGGGGTGTTTGCGCCCCGTGTTGGGGGGCACATTGGCCACGGTCCCCTCGATGATCTTGAGCAGGGCCTGTTGTACCCCTTCCCCACTCACATCCCGGGTGATGCTGGGGTTATCGCCCGCCTTGCGCGCGATCTTGTCGATCTCGTCGATGTAGACGATGCCGTAGGCGGCCCGCTCCGTGTCCCAGTCGGCGTTCTGCAGCAGGCCCACCAGGATGCTCTCCACATCTTCGCCCACATATCCCGCCTCGGTGAGGGAAGTGGCGTCGGCGATGGTGAAGGGCACATCCAGCAGCCTGGCCAGGGTCTGGGCCAACAGGGTCTTACCGCTGCCCGTCGGGCCGATGAGGAGTACGTTGCTCTTGGTCAGCTCCACATCGTCCATGGCCGCGCCCGTTTCCGGTTCGGGCTTTTCGACATCGGCCTGGGTCTCGCCGGCGCCCGCGCTGACGCCAAAGACCCGTTTGTAGTGGTTGTAGACGGCCACCGAAAGGACCTTTTTGGCCCGGTCCTGCCCGATGACGTACTGGTCCAGGTGCGCGACGATCTCCCGGGGGCTGGGGACGGTGCGGGGCGCCGACCGGGGCTTGTGACCGGGTGCGGCGTCGGTCAGGCCTTCTTCGGCCAGGATCTCCGCGCCCAGGAGAATGCACTCATCGCAGATGAATACATTGTCCGGGCCTTCGATGAGCCGTTGAACTTCGGATTTTTCTTTGCCGCAGAACGAACAGCGAGCTTCCATGGGCATTTGCATAGATGGGTATGGGCCTCAGGAGGCGCCGGCACCGTTCTTGCTCTGGGCGGCCTCTTCCGGCTCGGGAACGATGATCTGGCCATCCCGCACGATGACCACGTCGCTGGTGTCGCCCAGGATTTCGTCCACCAGGCCGTACTCCTTGGCGTCCAGGGCGTTCATGTAGCGGTCGCGCTCGAAGTCCTTCTCGATCTGCTTCCAGCTATGGCCGGTGTGCTTCCCCACCAGGTGGAAGAGCTGGGTTTGCACCCGTTCCTGCTCCCGGAAGGCGATGCGCACATCCTCGGTGTAGCCCTGGGCGCCGCTGCTGGCCGGGTGCAGGTGGATGGTGGCGTGGGGCAGGGCATAGCGCCGGCCCTTGGCCCCGGCAGCCAGAAGCACTGTGCCCATGCTGGCCGTGACGCCCACGGCATAGGTGCTGACGGGCGCCTGGATCATCTGCATGGTGTCGTAGATGGCCAGGCCCGCGTAGATGCTGCCACCCGGACTGTTGATGTACAGGTTGATGGGCTGGTTGGGGTCGTCGCCGTTCAGGTAGAGCAACTGGGCCACGATCAGGTTGGCCACCTGGTCGGTAATCGGCATCCCCAGGAAGACGATCCGTTCCTTCAACAGCAGGCTGTAGATGTCATAGGCACGCTCGCCCCGGCCGCTGTTGTCGATCACCATCGGAATGACATTGGTTGGGTGAATCATATATCTTACTCCGTTCTATCTGGTCGAAAACCAAGATTTCTGCCAGGCGATGACACCATAACGGCTCTGGGACCGCCAGACCGTAAGCAGGCTTCTTTTGTCTGTTTGCGTTCTGTTAGCGTTGTGCCCTGCCTACTGTTGTTCCGGCGCTTCCTCCGATGTCTCGTCCGGAGTCTCGTTCGAAGCCACGGGCGCATGTTCCGACGCCTCGGAAGCGTTCTCCTCGTCGGAGCCTCCGGCACTGGCCTCTGGCGTAGCCTCGGCCGAAGCCTGCTCTGCCGGCTCGCCTTCTTCTGTCGATTCCTGGCCGTCCTCCTTCTGGCCAGGCGGGGGCAGCTCTTCCCCGCGCACAATGGCCAACAGCCGCTGGAGGGCCTTTTCTTGCAGGATCTGGCTTTCCAGGATGGAACGGCCCGCCCCCTGGCGCATTATCTGGATGAGCCCCTGGGTGGAGGGGTCCTGGGAATCGGCCTCTTCGCCGAACATTTCCTTGATGCGCTCCTCGATATCCTCGTCGGTGACCTCCAGCCCTTCGGCCTGATACAACTCGGAGATGACCAGATTGCGCCGGGCGACCCGTTCGGCAGCCTCCCGCAGGCTCTCCCGGTATTCCTCCAGGCTCTGGCCGGTCTGCTGCAGGTAGCTTTCCAGGCTCTCGATGCCGAACTGGCGCAACTGCCGCTCAAATTCCTGGACCATGGCATCCAGTTGGTCCTCCACCACCACCGGCGGGTACTCCATCTGGCTCTGCTCCACCAACAGATCCAGGGCTTTCTCCAGATATTCCTGCTCGGCTTCCCGCTTCTTTTCTTCCAAGAGGCTCTGGCGGATGCTTTCCTTGAGGTCGTCCAGGGTCTCAAAGTCCGGCCCGACCAGTTTGGCAAAGTCGTCGTTCAGCTCGGGCTGCTCATAGGCCTGGATCTTGTGGAGTTTGACATGGAAGCGGGCCTGCTTGCCGGCGTAGATGCTCTGGCTGTCCTCGGGCCAGCTCAGGACGAACTCCTTCTCCTCGCCCGGCCGCATGCCCAGCAGCGCCTCATCGAAGCCCGGCGGCTCCATGGGGTTTTCCTGATCCAGGGTGACGTCCCAGTCGGTCTCGTCCAACACCACCGTCTCTTCACCCTCGGCGGCATCCTCCTGGACCAGCACGCTCTTGACGTCGATGGTCAACATATCTCCGTACTGGCTGGGCCGGTCGACCTCCTGCCAGCCGGCGTATTGCTCCAGGTACTGCTTGAGTTGTTCCTCGATCTCGGCCTCTTCCACCACCGGCTCTTCCTCTTCCAGGCGGAGGCTGCGGTAGTCGCCCAGGTCCACCTTGGGTTCCAGGGGAATGGTGAGCCGATAGGTCAGGGGCTCCAGGCTGGCGATGTCCAGGGAAGCAGGGGCGTAGGGCTCAATCTGCTCCTGCTCCAGCGCCTGTCTGTAGACTTCTTCGCCCAGCTTTTCGATGAACTCATTGAAGAGGGCAGGCAGGCCCACATATTGGGCGACGATGTGATAGGGCGCTTTGCCTTTGCGGAAGCCTGGAATGCGGTACTGCCCGGCCAGCTTGCGGGCCGCCTTGCGCAACTCCTGGTCGACCCGCTCCTGCTCGACCTCGATGGTCATCTCCAGCTGGCGGTTTTCCTTCGGTTCGGT
Encoded here:
- the clpX gene encoding ATP-dependent Clp protease ATP-binding subunit ClpX, with product MEARCSFCGKEKSEVQRLIEGPDNVFICDECILLGAEILAEEGLTDAAPGHKPRSAPRTVPSPREIVAHLDQYVIGQDRAKKVLSVAVYNHYKRVFGVSAGAGETQADVEKPEPETGAAMDDVELTKSNVLLIGPTGSGKTLLAQTLARLLDVPFTIADATSLTEAGYVGEDVESILVGLLQNADWDTERAAYGIVYIDEIDKIARKAGDNPSITRDVSGEGVQQALLKIIEGTVANVPPNTGRKHPQQEFIQLDTRNILFICGGAFANLADIVRRRLQRRGSLGFVPSDEELLLRGSQGAPDRAAGEDEQRPLPEDLTERQRELRIRRMEKESRDESWYLRQVMPDDLLAYGLIPEFIGRLPMIVSLEALDRQTLVRILTEPKNSVVRQFQRLFAMDQVTLEFQPEALEAIATEAFLRKTGARGLRSIVEEALLDVMFEIPGRSDIARCVVTREVFTQGQPPLLYNEQGQLVPLHREYRTAA
- the mutY gene encoding A/G-specific adenine glycosylase, with the translated sequence MNASLNVSEIGQRLVRWHQEHQRALPWRQEPAGRRDAYAVWVSEIMAQQTRLDTVVDYYRRWMDRFPTLEALAAADQQEVLKLWEGLGYYARARNLHRAARQVLQEHGGRVPDRRTALLQLPGIGPYTAGAILSLAYGQREPILDGNVKRVLSRLADVDTPIEQQETLRRLWQLAQAVVEAAPEGEAGTVNEALMELGATVCTPTSPRCLLCPLADLCQAAARGTQAERPVTSPRRPTPHYDVAAGIIWRGAPYRSDLLVAQRPQEGMLGGLWEFPGGKLEAGDPDLASCLQREIREELGIEIQVLSPLMQVRHAYTHFRITLHAFHARHVQGVPQALGCDDWRWIAPAELTRLPLPVTDQKIARRLLAEQDAPPGQI
- the tig gene encoding trigger factor codes for the protein MPLKVSTEPKENRQLEMTIEVEQERVDQELRKAARKLAGQYRIPGFRKGKAPYHIVAQYVGLPALFNEFIEKLGEEVYRQALEQEQIEPYAPASLDIASLEPLTYRLTIPLEPKVDLGDYRSLRLEEEEPVVEEAEIEEQLKQYLEQYAGWQEVDRPSQYGDMLTIDVKSVLVQEDAAEGEETVVLDETDWDVTLDQENPMEPPGFDEALLGMRPGEEKEFVLSWPEDSQSIYAGKQARFHVKLHKIQAYEQPELNDDFAKLVGPDFETLDDLKESIRQSLLEEKKREAEQEYLEKALDLLVEQSQMEYPPVVVEDQLDAMVQEFERQLRQFGIESLESYLQQTGQSLEEYRESLREAAERVARRNLVISELYQAEGLEVTDEDIEERIKEMFGEEADSQDPSTQGLIQIMRQGAGRSILESQILQEKALQRLLAIVRGEELPPPGQKEDGQESTEEGEPAEQASAEATPEASAGGSDEENASEASEHAPVASNETPDETSEEAPEQQ
- a CDS encoding ClpP family protease, with product MIHPTNVIPMVIDNSGRGERAYDIYSLLLKERIVFLGMPITDQVANLIVAQLLYLNGDDPNQPINLYINSPGGSIYAGLAIYDTMQMIQAPVSTYAVGVTASMGTVLLAAGAKGRRYALPHATIHLHPASSGAQGYTEDVRIAFREQERVQTQLFHLVGKHTGHSWKQIEKDFERDRYMNALDAKEYGLVDEILGDTSDVVIVRDGQIIVPEPEEAAQSKNGAGAS